The genomic DNA ctactaaaaagGCTTATTATTGTTTACTATTCTATAATAAGCACTGTTCTAAAAAGTGGGCTAGGCGGttctgttaaaaaaatatatacatatcgTTGTTTCACATCATCACCTAAAAGAGGAGGGGTTCACATAttattgaagagagagagagcgagagaatatgagggaagagagagtgaTGCAGAATTAGAATAACAGATCTGCAATTGCAGGGATAAACAAGAAATTGACCTGGATAGTTGGGATTTCTTCAACCAAGCATGCAATTTTCTTCGATGCGCTTGaggttttgggaaattttaCAAGGGAAAAAGAAGACAGACGAAGTAGGCAAATTTTACAAAGGAATAAGAAGATGGGCGGAGGAATCGAAGGCGAGGAAGAGGAAACGGAAAAGATAAAGGCCTTCATGTTTTCCAATGCGTCAATAACCCATCCCCTCTCTTTGACTGGTGTCCACTACTTTGCACTATTAATTACCCAACTTCAGTTTCCAATTAATTACCCACTACCAActtataattaataaaataaaataaaaatagttacCCTCTCCACTAGTAAATATGTTGTATACGGGTAATGTTAAGAGAGACTAaatcttatccatggattttatacaagtataattttttgtaaatgttaatatgcatttatttaaaagatatacaagaaatttatctaaatccgcctaggcgcttGGCTAGACCCCGCCTAGCTACCTAGCCACCTAGGCGTTAGACGCTAGCCTGCTGCCCAACTAgcgcctaacgttttttagaaccttgataatAAGTTTTAAAAAgacatttaagttttatttatttatttatttttattacgaGAGTTTCTTAATATCATTACTAAGATAAATTTTACTTGATGTGTTatccaaaattcaaatcaactAGTTTAATATTTGTATAGGCAAAAAgatagatttttaattttagagtCAATGACCAAACAAAGTTTTTTACACTCTCTCATATAGTCATACTCATAAGTGTTTTATCCTCTTAAAAGTTTGAttaaaacattataaaacacatcgaaaaataaaaatatcaaagtaatttaaaaataccaaacacgttaaaagttataataattaatttacaagtgcaaaaaatgtgaaaaaattaatatgcaaaCGCTCGTGATCGTATCCTCTACGCTTTGAGATGGGgacatcatcatttgaatttttaaaaccttaCAAACCCTCGTGAATAGTATTTTAGGgggttcaaaataaaaaaaaattaataataattaatgtactagtgtgaaaaatgtgaaagaatatataaacgctcgtgATTGCATCCTCCATACGTAACAATGGTTACATCGTTGTTTACATTTTTAAAACCCTttaaaccctcatgaatagtggttttttttattttttattttattttattttatatttgagTCAACTCTAAACCCTTTAAACcctttacaactttcgtgaaggaGTCAACTCTAAAATTCGACACCATAATCGATAAACCCTTAGATTTGTATTTAACCGTCGATTCTCGTATGtttacactttattcttcttatcgaatttcaaattttctttttgggaACATCATCTTTTAGTGGATGTAGAAAAATGAACGATCGAATCATTGATATCATGTTCCAATATTTACGGTGAACTGAAACATAAGTTGATATTATATAGTTTTTAGAGACTTTATAAATTTCGAGCAATCTTTTCACTAACGGTAAAACTCTGGATGTTATATGTAAACATCAACGGTCAAATTTCAactatagtttattttattataatggTGACTTTCGAAGCTGAGTCTTTTCACGAAAGTTGTTAAGCTTGTCATTACAagcgtttatatatatattttttaaaaatttcacacttctacattaattaatatttatgtgatacttgaaagacaaatgtgcTTGAGagctgttattagcactccaaaaatcttattgtACAAtccttataagtgtatttttctttctaattatagaaagtttggagtgccaaatgaggtttttaaagtgctaataacaattcccatgtgtttttatgttttgaagaaatttttatgtgacaatgtgaaatgtatatactaatttagtattatgtttttcatttgattatttattgatgtaaaatatattttctttaacaggTAACGAGTCGAGTCATATTATCCGTTAATATTAACGTATTGAATTAGGGTCAAATGAtattacttatttattttaaagagTGTTGCACTAAACGACACGATTTATCAAAATATCAGATATGACATAAAAATGACACTAACATAGGAAACACAACACGAATATCAAGGCTCAACCTAATGATCGTGCAGCTAGCCCATGCCGGACCATCAGCCGCCACGAACTGAATCCAGGAAATCATTCCGTTCGTTGGGGCCCACCTTCCACTACCACCGGCacagaaacacacaaacacatccaaGCTGAATCAACTCTAACGCTGCCACCTCGCTCGTTATTCATCGGCGCGGCATGATTGGAGCcggtttttttaatttgatttaatatTCCTCATTTATGGAGAGGTGTCGCCATCGTAATCTCTAGGGTCGGTCCGTCTGTAGGGCCCAGTTTATGAGGGTAGAGAAATAAAATATACTAGAAAGTAGAACAATTGCGGACCAGCCAACCAGAGCCCGCGTGCAGTTGCTGGTGAATGTATGATATTGATAATAGGAAAGGGATAAGATATCgcacatcattttttacttcttgctgtttttttttagtttttagctgTCAGATCAGATGAattaagaagatcaacggacataaattaagaagaaatgtatgagaagtaaaaagagatgtgtagatagcacatcCCATACGAAAATATTTTATTGGTTTTGTATTAATTCTTTTTCCGGACCTTAAAAAAGTTTCTTTCTAGAACTGTTGTATTAATAAATTGTACTctttggatgaaattttttatttattcttttgtaACGGGATGCCCTGGGTTTTGCTTGTTTTGAGGATTTGGAATGCGGGTCTCTGGGGTTTTGGAGATGGTTGCTGAGGAACGTGTTAAACACTGTTGtcagtgagaaaaaaaaatatattgacaAATTAAACTGTAAATtggagaaatattgtgaatatcTCTGTAAGTATGGAGAATATCTATGTAAGAATGCTAGGCAATTTTAGAGAGATTATCTATTTGAACGATATTTTGTAAACACTATGATGTGGTAGTTGATTATTAGTCTTTCTTTAatcatttaaagaaaaaattcaaaccaTCAATCGGACGGTCTACAAAATATGGTCTAAAAATATAGTTTCATTAAAATAATGGCATACTTCTAATACATTGTTGCCACATATTCGACAAGTGCATCTCTCATCTAATACATGTTTGCCATGTGGTGCCTTTGATTACATGAGAGTTTCTCTTCGAAATTGCGTTCAAGTAATAAATAATTCATGAACTTGAATTTTGTTATAATATATTGAGGTAATTCTTATAAGTAAAATATTTATCATGCGTACATGTTCAGAAACCTTTAATTTCAGTTAGTAATTGGATCGATTTTAAGTCGTTTGACAAGCATGCATGTTCTaataatgatatatatatatatatatatatacttttctCTTTCTGATTAAATCCGACTAACAAAAGCTTAATTTGATAACGGAGAATGTAATCACATATCACATATGGGATGAATGatacttttaattttattaatttttttttcacaaacccAACAGAACAGGCACACATTTGGATTGATAAGCTAAATTTCTTAATATATGATGAGATAATTAAGGCTAAAATGTGTGTGTATACAGTATAATTTTTCTCACTTAGAAGTTAGGAAAAGTTTATCACTTTTTTAATAAGGGTTATGAGACAAATAGTAATCATCTAGAAAGCGATAAACTTTCGTATCATGATTAAACAGGACGTGCATATCAAGGGGTGTTACATTTTGGCGGGAGAATGTTCACCACAGCCTCGTCCTCAGGCATGGAGAGGGTAAGAGGGGTCACCACCAAAAATATCCTTCCACTAATTACAAATATCtccacatatatatttatatcatCAATCATCGTCATCGTACAGTATTACCAATAGTCAATTAATTTCTGTAAGACActattaattaaacccttttgtTATTTTGCCCTTCAAGGTACAAGGTTAAGACATCATCCAATCCGCACCGTCCAATCTTCTTTCGCTCTCACATAGATAGGATCGACAACCTCAAAGAagttcaactttaatttctcttcTGGTCTCCATCACTGGTGGGTGGCAAGCTCTCTGGAGGTTACCccccttccctctctctctctctctctctctctctctctctctctctctctaaatattCATTGATTGATTTCATTCACTTTCTTGAGCCATTTGAGCGCCTCCCCTTTTTTTCGGGCAAAGCTTTTGCAGCAATCAAGCCATCCACCCATCCCATACAGACACACTCTGAAAGGATAAGgggggaaagaaagagagagagagagagagagagagagagagagaatgtacTTGAGGAGAGGGATATATAATATTAGGGCATGTGTtttgttaatatatattttgttcgTTTGTTTTGCTTTGCTTCTTATTTAACTCCACTTCTTCTCTGAATTTCCATTCCTGGCTACCCTccacctttccctttccctttcatCTCCCTATTTTCCCTTCCTCGGGatctgatctctctctctctctctctctctgggacTAGTACAAACAATTTTTTGAAGGGGGGAGATTAGTAAGTTCAATTCCCGGGGATTTGCtttgttaatttcttgtttgtttgttgactgCCGTTCCTTTCTTTCTGTGCTTCTTTTTTTTGTGTCTGctagtggtatttttctttcactaacaaaagttaaaaaagagTGACGAAAAATAGCCCCTGCTTCTTCTTGTCTTGTCCCCTTCTCTCTAAAGCTGATTGGTGATTGGATACAAGGTTTATGGTTCATCAACCAGATCTGTATGCAGCAATTTTAACTTCCATAGGGTGTTGTCAAGATTACCAAGGTTGTCACCTCTTCATCTCACCTCCTCATTTTTCTTcaccatcatcttcttcttcttttgtttctcttttgggtttgatttattttatttgttgtaaTGGTTTCGATTCATCGTACGGTCACTGCTCGTGAATGTATTGAAATGATCCTGAATTCTTTGGTATTAAAGCAAATGAAATATTAGCTTGGCTTAGTCAAATATTGGGCAAACTTAAGTTCGTTCAAAATATATATGGTATATGTCTATAGTTCAAAATAGGTGCGatcatgtttctctattatggAATGGCATAAATCGATCtggtttttttttccagtttttgTGGTGTGTGCgcttcatttttttatatatagctGATATATAATTTGGCAAAATATTATCACATGTGGAAAAACACTAGTCTCCTTTGATTAGTAATTACCTTTCAATTTTGGGTTTACCCGAGTGATCAAAATGTCTTCTTCTTTATCAACTTGATGGAGTTTTCATGTCTTTTTACCACATGGATCTATACTCTCCAGAACATGTCATTACCATATGGTTAcatgaaaaacaaaatcattaagACGAGTCCTACATGtataatcattttgtttctgGTTATCTGATAACTTGCATTGGCTTCTTTTTGTTATCGTTTTTTATTACCACAAAAATGTGTTACATGGATTATAGTTTGAATATATATCTTCCAATTCTCACAAGGAGCTATTTTGTGCATAATTAATACACATCTCtcatatatgtgtgtgcgcgcgcgcgcgcgcttGGGTGTTCCTTTTTATttgtccttttttattttagttaatcCTTTTTATGAGCTGACCCgattgaacaaaaaaatgatagtTTCTTGTGGTGTAGACAAAACATTTTGTGTTTGTTTAACTTAAAATATGATTATACCTTTCGTTCCCATCTTCTTAGTTTAAGTACTTGAATCTAAAGTCAACATTTtgtcatacatttttttttcttggcaaATTTTGTGGCCATATTTTTCAGTCTCACAAACATCAATCCTTATGTTATAAACTTAAAGTGAAAGATGCCTCAGGAGTGGTCACCATGCTTGATACAAGAGaaacccttttcttttctgtttcttcTATATTAAACAATATTCGATTTATACATAGGTTAAAAGTTTTCACATCCCTAATGTTAGTATATAATTACACatttatacaagattaaaaagcTAATACCTTGAACGAATGTTACTATTGTACATACGTAGTTCCAGTCCAACTGCTGCACGTCGGTCATCTTGTTTAAATTCTTCTTGCCTGCCAATGTCAAACTCCTGCTTTCTATAGTTGTCACCTTTAGTTTGATGGACATATATGCATTTTGTATAATCGGTAAAATGAAAGATAGAACCACAGATTAATTAATAGTAAATCAATTGTTAATGGAAATATTTTGGGCTATGAAATTCGTACTCCTCTATAATTAATTCGCCAACTGATTTCCCATAATCTCCCATAGGCTCATTCTTGGAAAGTTTGGGTTTTTTCAATAAGTTCTagaaagaattttaaaaaatatctgCTCAGGAGGGGAGATTTTATAGGATGATTTTCTCTAATTTGGTAAGTTTtagatttcttttttattttcctttttttttgtcagaatTCTTAGCCCCTAGGGTTCTTCTCTAGCttaagagatatatatatatatatatatatatatatatatattatttttttgtctattttctaggtttatatacacatatatatgctATATGTTTTAGCCTTTCGATCGACATAACATTTTCTTAATCATTGAAACATAGTGTTTTCTccgttttttgttttctgtggAACCATCTATAGATAATAGAAGGCTTCTTCATGGAATACTCCATTGTAAGAATCAACAAGGTATACTGAAAGTAGTTGCGGTTCTCAGGTTCCTACCCTTCATGCCCGCTACGGGAtgctgttttgtttttcttggatGATATGGTGCATatgttatttgaaaaaaaataaaaaaaataaaaaaaaaaactttgcagCTGCATATGTCCTCATGTATTTACAGTTATACTAAAATATTGTTCTGTAACTAAACAATTTGGTACGTTATTTTTTTGCGCTACATGTATTTGTgtaatattattctttttataAACAACATCCAAATTACTCGTCGTGCACGAGAATATTAATCATATAttatctctgtgtgtgtgtgtttttctCTATTGATATGAACTTACTGCATTAGACGGTTAGATATGTTAACCACATTCTTAAAGTCAGTAAAAGTACAGTCTTCTCTCACCTTCGCACATAATCCTCTCACAACCAGGAGAAAGAATTTGTAATATACCTTAATCATATTGCTTattatttgttcattttttttttattggccTGAATGTGTTCATATTTGAAATTATAATGCAGGTTTTTCATTATTATCCGCAGGTGAAGAATATGGATACACTTTCATCACATGTACCCCCAGGCTTTCGATTCCGTCCCACAGATGAAGAACTTGTTGATTATTATCTCAGAAAGAAGATTGCTTTGAAACCGATTGATTTTGATGTCATCAGAGAAGTTGATCTTTATAAGATTGAGCCGTGGGATCTTGAAGGTACTTACTAATTAATTCATGGTTTGGTTATAATAAGCAAGCTCATCCGATTATCTGCTGATCATGTTCACCATTATAATGTTGAATTGGACAGACTTGTGCAAGATAGGAAGTGGTGATCAGAATGAATGGTACTTCTTTAGCCACAAAGATAAGAAGTACCCTACTGGAAGTCGTACAAATAGGGCAACGAAAGCCGGGTTTTGGAAAGCTACAGGAAGAGATAAGGCTATTTATAGAGGAGAAAAATTCCTCGTTGGGATGAGAAAAACCTTAGTCTTTTACAAAGGCCGTGCTCCAAATGGACAGAAGTCAGATTGGATCATGCATGAATATCGACtagaaactaatgaaaatggaaCTCCTCAGGCAAGTATatactaatttttgttttttcgttTTAAGCTATGAGCTTATTACATGTTACATGCTGAGCATTAGTTCCACATCAATTGTGCTAattgcctatatatatatattgacgcTCTCCACCGAtaaaacttttgtttttattggtatagaacatggtatcaaagctaAGCGTATCGATTACTACTAGGTTACTGACATTAATATTTCAAGCTTTTGCATATTCTTTCCATGCATATCTAGAATTTAAGCAAGACAATCAAGTATTGGTTTGTTGCCGCCCATACCATGTACGCGCTGTACTTTTTTGACCGAACAcaaaattgatgaatttgtgCGCCTCCACAATAGGTATGTTTCTATACCTTAAAAGTGAAATTTCTAACATCAAATATTGTTATGATTGTACCGTGCAGGAAGAAGGATGGGTTGTGTGTAGGGCGTTCAAGAAAAAGTTGGCAGCCGTGAGCAGAATGGGAGATTACGAGTCACCAGATTGCTATGATCAAGTCTCATTCCTGCCACAACTTGATAACCCTCCAAGGACATCAATGTCCCGCACTTATGCATCACAAAATGAGCAGCAGCTACACTATTCACAATGCAAGCAAGAGTTTGATTTGCTGTATAACATGCCACATCATCATCATGACTCTTTTTTCCAGCTCCCTCAATTGGAAAGCCCCAAAGTTCCTCATCAGTCAGCTACCCTATATGGTAATTGTGTTATGCAGTCTTCCACACTCACACAAGAGGAGCAATTTGCGCAATACATCTCCCAGCAAAATCTGTTCAAATCATCGTCGTCGCCATCAGTACATGCGCTTGACAACAACAATGATTATCTGCAAGCTGTTGATCAAGTGAAGGATTGGCGAGCCCTTGACAAGTATGTTGCGTCACAGCTCAGCCATGACCAGCAAGATGCTTCCAAGGAAGTAACAAATTACTCTCATGCAGAGGAAATATTTCATGTGGCTGAACACATTAATATGCTTGCCAATGACGCTTCCAGAAGGCCAgacaataataataacattGAACAGGACTATGCCTCAACATCAACCTCTACTTTCCAAATTGATCTCTGGAAATGATCAAGAACATGAATATTACAGTAACTATTAGCCAATACATAATACTAATTAATCGTAGGAGGTACAGCACTTTAAAGGGATCGATATTTGAGTATTATTAATCCAGTTGCTGTACATAAGAAAACACAATTATGGTATTATTTTTACCTATTCGACTTTAAATTTGTGACTTTTTGTGTTGATGAATATATACTAGGGCAACTAGGTGGACCAATTATATGATTAATTACAAAATAACTTAGTCAAGACTACTATATACGTAGTACGGGACTGCAATATTTGTTGAATGTATTTTGCCTTATTTCACGTGACTAATTCAAAGGGTACTTTAGTGAGTAAAATTCCTTTATTATTGTATACTCAATCTGATATATTGTACATAAAGTTGCAGCATGTGTTAATTGTGATCAtgagtatatatatatgcagctAGCATGACTGTATGTGTTGAAGTTGAATGTGTACCACTTTACAGTGAAGGTACGAAACATTGTTTAGTGCATGATACCAATTTACAGGTTGTTATGCAATTTTTTACTGTTTCATACTAGATGACTTAATTATTTGTGACATTTATTGATTGGAAATGCTTCTCGAATTGTATTTTAGCAAGGCCGGTTGGAAGCTGTTGTATATTTTGTgcaattaaaagagaaaataaaaggaTGACCATAACCAGAAGCTAGCTGTCCGGCGAGTTCTGTGTGTTGATTTAGTACTTGTCATGCACGCCATGTGGAAGGGAGGTGGTGAAAAAGCAGAGTGATTTGGGACGTCATATGCACAGCAGCTGAAAGATCTTTCACAGCCCTCTCAGCAGCACAAGTCAGCAGCTATAGATTTAGACCACGCATGATTGATGGATTTAATTTGGTACTATAGTCTGTTAGGCTATATATGTTAAATGAGTCAATACTTTGTACACTTTTAAATCAGGATGTATCGTTAATATATAAGCAAACGATTTTACAATTTGAGTTACATTTCACAGGAGATGTATCAATGAGAACCTAAATAATTAAAGGTTcagattatataatatataaagagTAGGCCTAAACAATCGTTTAGCACAATATTGTTACTAACTGGTTATCACTTATTTAAAGGGACTGAGAGGCTTTGTATTGAAAGCCTTCTAGTGAGCCGTTTTATTCTTCCATTTGGTAGGTCGAATAAGAAAGTCTTGAAGAGAAATCTTTTTGGATCTTTCACTATATGTATTGGTATCGTAGTCGTACGCACTAACCTTTCCTGGCGAACTACTCTTACAATCCCCAATGGCTCTCCCTTCTCAATGCTATGGTTTTGGAATAGATAATAAAAACTGCGCGCATTTGTGGTTTCCTTTCTGGTTGTAGTACACATTTGGAAGAGTTGCAGTTACTAGACAGTATAGAAGATGGTGCCATTGGTGCTATGCAAGACGATATATATGCAACAGTCAATTGATCTTTGGCGGCAAACCTCCAAGGAAATACTGATACATATAGAAGAAAAGTAAAGCTACACATAAAAAGTATTACAAATATGTTGCAGTGACTAATAAGGTTATAATTAGAATTTGCATGTCATGCATAACGAAAGGAAATTTTCTACTTGGCATACCTTGCAAAAAGATGACTCGATCGATCGAGCAGCAGAAGCTGTTCTTGAACAAGTGTGGTTCCCGCAGTACTAGAAAAGTTTCAAACATGCATGCAGCAGAACTGTGCTTATAAATTTAGGTATGGATAATCTCCCGCCTCAGCTTCCCAGCCAGCCAGCAGCAGGTTGAGCAACAAGTCTTGCAGATGTAGATTTGACGGACCGGCTCTGTTCATTTCAAATTTTGCCCGGTGTGGGACGTGAGGGGTGTAAATTCCACGGAATAATGAGTGATAGATTGGGACATAGTAACAAGAATGAATATATATGTAGATATAAAAGTATATATGGTTGCTATATGGAATATATATTGACCTAGCTAACTAACTGATCTTCTCTTACTTGAGTTGAAGTCAAGCATGGAGCTCCCTTTTAagcaattaattttttttcgcaGGGACAACATCATTGGGCGTGCTCTCATGGATTTATagttagagagggagagagagagagagagagagagagagagagagagagagagagagagaatgagaatgCTTGGGAAATGGACTCctcagagaagaaaaagaaaagcacaGGAAGTGAGTGCTTGTTTCTGACCAAGGTGGACGTTCTGAGTTCTCATACCTTTTTTTGTTGCGTCACTTAAGGTAAAAGAAACAGACTAAAAAAAGGCATGTATCATTGTATTATATATCGGCTGgcctgcatatatatatatatatatatgagagagagagagagagagagagagagagagagagagtttggttTCAACCTCACCT from Pyrus communis chromosome 17, drPyrComm1.1, whole genome shotgun sequence includes the following:
- the LOC137723551 gene encoding NAC domain-containing protein 7-like isoform X1; this encodes MQVFHYYPQVKNMDTLSSHVPPGFRFRPTDEELVDYYLRKKIALKPIDFDVIREVDLYKIEPWDLEDLCKIGSGDQNEWYFFSHKDKKYPTGSRTNRATKAGFWKATGRDKAIYRGEKFLVGMRKTLVFYKGRAPNGQKSDWIMHEYRLETNENGTPQAKGWVVCRAFKKKLAAVSRMGDYESPDCYDQVSFLPQLDNPPRTSMSRTYASQNEQQLHYSQCKQEFDLLYNMPHHHHDSFFQLPQLESPKVPHQSATLYGNCVMQSSTLTQEEQFAQYISQQNLFKSSSSPSVHALDNNNDYLQAVDQVKDWRALDKYVASQLSHDQQDASKEVTNYSHAEEIFHVAEHINMLANDASRRPDNNNNIEQDYASTSTSTFQIDLWK
- the LOC137723551 gene encoding NAC domain-containing protein 7-like isoform X2 — protein: MDTLSSHVPPGFRFRPTDEELVDYYLRKKIALKPIDFDVIREVDLYKIEPWDLEDLCKIGSGDQNEWYFFSHKDKKYPTGSRTNRATKAGFWKATGRDKAIYRGEKFLVGMRKTLVFYKGRAPNGQKSDWIMHEYRLETNENGTPQAKGWVVCRAFKKKLAAVSRMGDYESPDCYDQVSFLPQLDNPPRTSMSRTYASQNEQQLHYSQCKQEFDLLYNMPHHHHDSFFQLPQLESPKVPHQSATLYGNCVMQSSTLTQEEQFAQYISQQNLFKSSSSPSVHALDNNNDYLQAVDQVKDWRALDKYVASQLSHDQQDASKEVTNYSHAEEIFHVAEHINMLANDASRRPDNNNNIEQDYASTSTSTFQIDLWK